In Miscanthus floridulus cultivar M001 chromosome 19, ASM1932011v1, whole genome shotgun sequence, the DNA window agtcttttttttcttctatcggataagtcttgctgagtacaattgagtactcagagttttattccccctgtgtGGATAccttctagtgggctcagcgaggattcatttacgctgcgatcgtagtttttatttataactctctataaatgtttttataatggaagttttataatctgttgtcataatttatatatcaatgcttcaacACGTCATGAATAAATGTTTAAtttcgctgtaactctgttcacatgtttatattccgttgttaaattaaattgttcataactctgataacatgataatATTCTGCTATTAactacaataaatattatactctgatgttgtattaaaagtaatGTAAGaactggttaagaatgatgtaagctttattctctcaatcatgatcctgatgaaaaattgtggattttcgggttctcccctgggatGTGCAAGACGGGACTGCGTAATTTAGCCGAGCACTCCTGAGAGACGTTAGATTAGACGATTCTGCCATAGATACGTCTGTTGGAACCGGTgatgaccaccgagttctcgatgTTAGAGCTGGCTTGCAGCCTTCACGGCTCATTACTAGAGCCTGTGCTCTTATAGGTCCTAGATCCAGCATATAAGGTCTTAGGTCTTACTTAACCCGAAAGACTAGCCTGATTCCCGCTTATATGTTTTGGGACTAACCCCACCAACGTGTTCGTCCGCGAGGAGCAGCGTCAGGACGCGGATATCGCTGTGAGGCCTGATGCCGAGGACGAGGTCGGGTCTCGGACAGGCAGGGTAGTAGTTGAATCTGGCGTACGTGATGCCCTTGTCGCCGAACTGGTCGATGATGCTGTCGTCGTCGAGCTCCAGAAGCCTGGCCATCGCCCGGAGGATGCCGTCCTTGACTCGCGTGCAGCCGAGCGTGTACTCGTAAAGTCAGGCGCGGCTTCAGGGAATCATCAGTTGAGGAGAAACAATACGCAATTTAGGAAATATAAAGAGTTCTTATATTAGAAAAGAAAGCCAAAAATAGAAAAGGGGAAATTGGTAGTCGATACGCTCTTCAAAAGAATGACTCTTTAGGAGTTATATTGTCGCTAGGTCAATGAAAAAAATGGTGATATGCTTTCACCACCATCAGTAAAATGGAGATATGCTTTACGAAAGGGAATTATGTTTATCTCTATTGTTAACGCGTTGTTTGGGTCTCACGGTCTATAGTTTAGACGCTAACTCTTTAGACCATGGAATCTAAATAGAGCATGACTTTTTTGTATCTTTTTTCCCCTCTTTTGGCAATGCAAATAATCCCCCTGACAAACCATGATATCCAAGTTCATGGAAAGTGACAAAGCTTCTCAGGTACTATATCACAAAGCACTTACAAATTCTAGAGACATAGCATATAGAGTGCAATCATATCAATCAAAGCCAAACAATATTGAAGAAGACATATTGTGATACAAGCATTTGATCAACTCTCTTCGAGattatacaaaaaaaaaatttgtctCCACGTGAGCAAGTAAGGCCATGTTTGGTATAGGAGCTATTTTCAGCTTCATCCCACACTAATCCCTTGTGAGAGCACGTTTTTAAGGAGCTTCACGTGTGAAGCTATTTTAAAAATAACCGTTTGGCACAAAACAACTTCAAAAGGCTCGTGAAGCCAATGGAGAAGTTGTGCCAAACGAAACCTAACTAGTCCTGAATAACTTGAAGATTAAGTTACCACTAGTGCTATATGAAGCTCAAACTAGACAATCAAAGTTCTAAAATGGTAGGCTCCCTTTTCATGCATCATGTGTTAATCCTTGGATCAGTAGGTAACATGGAGTAACTCCACCTAATTGAGTAAAAGCAGTCCCCTTTCCCTACACGGAGCAAAAAAAacagggtgggggtggggggattgaagccaaaaaaaaaaaaaatgctttAGCATATCCCCTTTCTTAATCctctttttctatattttttctcaATCCCTTAAATGGAGGAGGTCCATTACCATTTTTTTCTCGATCCCCTTCCCCCTCATCATGTCACTGACGTGTGGTTCCTTGGGATGGTGGAGGCCGTCAGGATGGTTGTGTCGCCCTTGTGCTGCGTGTGCGGGCCGCCGCACACAGGCTGGCCACACCGGGCTCGCTGTCGCGCCGCCACGCTGGCTGGCCGCTCCTTGCCGCTGCTCATTGCCGCGTGACAGAGGGAGAGGATGCCGCAGaggaagaaagaggagagatAGCCACTGTCCTGTGGGCCCCATGTGACAGTAAATGGAAAGGGGATGACTTTTGTCAATCTGCTGCAAAGCATCTCCCCTATCCCTTTAGTTTGGGCAATGCTTAGTTCAAAATAATCTAAGCCATTGATTTATTAGATTTTATGAATTAGTTAAATAAACAAACATCAAAGGAAACAAACAAAAATCTGCCAAAATCCTGTAATCACCGGGAAGGGGACACTTCCAGCCGTGATTTTAGAGTCTACTCCGTAACATCCAACACACATGTATGGATATGCCACACGTGATGACGTGAAGCTATTACACATTTACACATTCTTAACACAATTTTGTTTGAGAATTCTTAACATAAAAATTGGTTTTTTAGGGTAACATAAAAATTTGTCACGTTACACCATGAACATGTCCTTATCTTCACACATAAAGCATACGTACACGGGATGTTAAGCCTTAGATATGACACGTAAACAAATATTACTATGACTGATTATGTTAAATTAAATACTCATAGCTTAATTATGGATGCATGTTACACAAATATGTATGTCTCGCAtcccaaaataaaaaaatattataacTCATGTGAGACCTGCAACCTTAAATAGGtcagattaaaaaaaaacaagttcACGTAACACACTCTTTGGGATATAAATTAtgacacatagaaataattaatcaATCAACTAAAAAACTTACATAGTAGACGTTGGGAAATATCGGCACAGATCTATGTAGCATGCATGTGGATGCACGTCAGATTTGTTTGATAGATAATTTCCTTATTTTCCCTATTTCTCAAACTAAAAatagatataaatatatatttcttATATTACCTCCTAGGAAGTAATATGTGCTAATAATCATCCAGATTAACGGTACACAGTTATTTAGAGGTACCACAGCAAAGTttatttagttttgttttctcaATCTCCTGTACTAGTATTTTAGAGAATGGGAATTCTCAATGtagtggagatgctctaacagAATGATAACACAACCATGTGGCATAGAGATATACTATTACCTACCAGTAACAGCCAAATATGACAAAGGGAGAGACTAGCGCTTGGACATCAAGACGCGGCACCCGTCCGGACGCACGTGCCTGCTACCCGCCCGTTTTCAATAATTGTACCCTCAAGGCGCCTATGGATGCAGCTTAGCTTCATGCTCCGCGCTTGCTATCACGCCAATGGATACAGCTTTGTGCTCCGCGCCTGCTGCCACGCTTCCCGCGCGCAAGCGGGGACCGCTGCGCCCAAGGGGACCACCTTCTCCTGCGCCTGCTCatgtaacacttgcaacatacgtctgaaacagatgaaatatttacaACATACGCTTGCATTATATGTGTATGGACACTGCAGCATATGcagcatccagataaaacacttgcaacatacgtttgaaacagctaaaatatttgaaacatacctTGCAACATATACATGTATAGTCAGTACAACATatacaatatccagataaaacacttgcaacatatgtttgaaacaactgaaacattttaaacatacacttacaacatacatgtatagttattgcaacatatgcaacaccagatctatttttatagcatctaaatgaaacatatacaacatacatttgaaatacATGAAACACACGGTTGTAACATGTGCACATCAACTTGCTGCCCCCAATGGATGTCCATTGATGCGGAGCTTGATGCCGGCGAGGAGCTCTAGGTTGCCCGGGTCAACAGGCGGATGGATCGTGGCCGCTGCGGGAGAcgcgagcgcgagcgcgagcAGTGCAAGGCACGATTGAGGGTCCACGGCGCGAGACGCGCACGGCACGAGACACGGGCGAGGGTCCGCAGCGCGAGATGCGGGGTATCCTATGACGAAACAACAGAACCGTTAATGACCACCGCCTACAGGTAGTTTCTCTGCACTCGTGCTTCTACACTTCCCTTGACTCGTGTTTCTACGCTTCTGCTCCTAGGGcctgtttttatatatatatatattttaggcACAAATTATTGGATATCTTGAAGTCGGTTACTTTGGCTATCTTGAAGTACGCCTCTGCATTCTCCTTGTAAAAGGTTGAGTTTGCAAGCTTTCACAAAATACAGCTACAATCTATATACAGGTTAATTACTGATAGCAAGTAAACAGTGTTGGTAAATTGGCATTAGCTCCCCAACAAACCATGCAGGGACAATCGAGTTCCCGCAACAGATTAAGCTATTATACAGAAGTGGAATAATGCCAGTACAAAATGGAATAATACAGGCACATGTAGTCTGAGGTTCAGAACAAGGCTTAGTTGAAAAAACAACCCAATATAACAAAAATTACTAGTAACATAGGAAAATCTGACGCTATGCTCAGAAGTATAAGCAAGTACAAAGCAAAAATTAGCTCAACCGGTCACTTGGATGATATCAAATTCATAAGTGTGCATCAACACATGGTAATGCAGCCACTGAGGGCCATAGAAAGGAATAGCTACAAAAACTCTCACATAGAACTAGTAGGACACAGATGCAGAATCCAGTTGCCTGTAACTTAGATGATGCCGATTTTGTTGGCCACATCAAGAGCATCATAGTCAGGCGTCAGCTTCACATAAGCCTTCTTCTTCCCATCAGGCCTGCACAGACAAAGTAAGAATCACTCATTCACTCATAGTTGCACAAAATAACGAATTATGCAGAAAAAACTAACACTGGAGCAAAGTGCTAACCTGATCAGGGTGTTGACCTTCTTTGCCTGAATGTCATACATCTTCTTAACAgcggccttgatcttcttcttgtctGCCTTGAGGTCGACGATGAAGACCAGAGTGTTGTTATCTTCAATCTTCTTCATTGCCGATTCTGTGGTGAGGGGGTACTTGAGGATTTGGTACTGATCAAGCTTGTTTCTTCCAGTGGTGCTGATTCTTGGGTACTTCGGGTCCCTGGCCTTCTTCAGGGTCTTGGGGCGGTGAAATGTCACGGACGTGCGGATCTTCTTGGTCTTCTTCTTGCCTGCCCCAGACTTCACAGCCTTGGCAACCTTCAAGGCCTGGGCCTTGGCATCAGCCTTCTTGGCAGGAGCGGCTAATCAAACAACGCAATTAGATAAAATGGTAAGGTCATGCATACTTACAGTAAGCCTATCAAATAGAAATAGTTCATGAAGTTTAGCATGGTGACTACTCTCCATCTGTATATTGATAATCAAACAATAGACACACTACCAATACATTGATAAGATTGCATTAGAGACCCCATCTGTATACAAGACAATGCAGTTTAGAGTTTGCTAACTCTATACACTCCCTTTTGAGATGATTCCCATGTTCTGGTCAAGGCATGAGTAAAACGAACAGGTAGTGGTTAAATCAGAGTGCTAAATGTACAATTACCAACTAAGACCTGATACAATTCAACAATGGTGACACACATGCAAAGGAAACAGGAACTGCATAACACTGAGCACTCAATTTACAGTGATTTAAAGGTTGACACATGGCATTTATTGATCAAGTGTGGCACGCATAGAAATATGCAATGTTAGGCGTGTACCTTTAGGAGCCATTTGATCTTCTCAAAACTCCCTCCTGAATTGCAAACAGATAAATATCATTATGTCAGGCGGCTGAAGATGCAAAGGACAAGACACAAAATCATAAGAACTGGAATGAACCATAGAAGGATCTTGTCGTCCAACATGAAAGCTACTTATTAACAATTCTTAGTCTAGTGTTGACCCAAAGTTAACACCAAAAACAGAATCATATAGAAACACCATTGCTAAATCTACCTCATGCCCAAATGAACCATGACTAATAAGACAGCATCCCTAAATATCATGACCCCGATAGTGTCGCGTCCTAAGGTCAAAGAGACTCGTCGCAAAACCTTCTCACGATCTATCGATAAGAGCAGATACACAAAATCTACAAGGCGAAACAGCCCCTGACGCCCGAGCTACACCTCGACCGACCGAGAACAGGCGCGTACAGAGCAGAGAGCAGATCCGAGCGCTTCCACGAAGCGACCGAGCCAGCGCTACCCAACACGACGCCCGGACAAAATGGGGTGGGAGGAGAGCGGCGGGTGGCTTACCTTACCCCTCCTGGCGGTCTGAGGCGGACGCGAAGCGATGACGGCTGGGAGGAATCCCTAGCCCCGGGGCAGAGGTTTCATAGTATGCGCGCCGGGTCATGATAACCGTCGGCTGGATGGGCCGTTTATGGGCCGGCCCACTTAGATTTGAAACGGACGAAAGGTCGCATCGGTTCGGTTACGTGCCCACGGCCAGTTTGAGGACAGAAAGGGCCGCCAATCATTCGGTCAGAGCAACCTGCTGCCAGCGGCCAGTCACCTTCCCAGTTAGATTTTTATTGGGCTGTGGACTTGTGGGCCGTCACCGTCAGGTgcgtttttttatttattaacaCCACCAAGTTCCACGCGGATGCTGGAGAATGATTTGCCTTCCTGTACATCTGGGGTATTCGGGATGCTCAGAAAACAGGGCAGCTGAGCTAGGTACAGAGGTGATGGAGGCAGACGCCTTCCTACCACTTCTCTGGGGTGATGAAGAGGTAATAGGAGGATTATCCCTGCTGTAATTATTTCCTCGAGGGAGTTATGACAACTCAGTGCTCAAATCTCTTGATATGAATAGACTGCTAAGGCCTAATTACCATTTTCATTAATAAAATTCCTCCAGATTTTTTGTATAGCTGCTACGAAATTCAGAGGTGAGTGAGATGGGAATATCAACAATGGCCTCATTAATTGCTTTGCTAAttcatttgtttttatttttcaGTTTGCCTAACACTTTACTTCACAACGTGCTTTCCATCAATAGCTTGAAATGGATATGTGACAAATTCATGTTTTTTGTTTTTATGGCAATTTCTAGATGTAAGGAATTTGATTTAAGAGTATGGTAACCAAAACATCATATGTGAATACACATGGTCCTTGAAATTATCTGAATGCTTCCTTTACCTACATTTTTCTTATATCCAAATAATACCTGATTATGCTATAAAGAGCTAAAATATCGAGGCCATATGATCTGAAGTAGTATCTGATGTTGATACGTCCATTCATGGTCTTCAGTGTTCTCTGAATATTATTTTTACATTGATACTTGAGTCAAATACATGACAAAATACCTAACAATATGAGCATTGTTCGAACACTATAGAAGCTACTTCATATACATTCTAGCTTCGTAACAAAGAGAGATGTCTGGGCTGCAACATTTGAGAACAACATTCATATCCACAAAACACCAAGAACTGTCAGCCTACGTATGTATTTATATTAAGCCGGCCCtcttcgcttgtcttatgagccgtactttttcagcgaacgaacaatgtttttctttcataacaaatcagcgaacagtattttcagtcatggcttttcagcgaagtacattttttatttatatacagAGTCCGCACCTATCCCTATTCAATCATTTGTCAGTCTATTATATTTAAACGAAACATCTTCCAGTCCCCGTAGCATCTAACAAAAATAAAAGACATTTAAATCGCCGTTCCTCGAACTTCCAAATGCATGTTCCCCATTTTGTCTTCTTATTAGTGGCTTGGATTTAATTTGCTCCAACCATATTTGTTGTGTATGCCTCACAATTGTATACTTCGCTATTGGAAGAGAAGAGTTGAAGTTAACATCGAGGGTTTTCCCAGCAACGTACTCTTTGAATCGAACGGTTCCTTTCAATTTCAAATTTATCAGCGGCCATTTCCTCTGTCTTTTATAACATGCTTGTACTCTTCTACTGCAGATACCTTGGTTGGTTATTCCCATGTTAGTTGTTAAAAAATAGCTCCCTGTGTAAGAGCCTGTGCTTGCGACTTAATGGATGAGACCTGAACCGATCCATATCGGACAGTTCATATTGTGACatattcggttggctggttcgtttcgttgctggtttgtgaagaagtactgctggctggtttgtgtgagagaaaaatactgttccagctggaaatttacgatcatttacgacaagccacagccaaacgaacaagctgGAGTTCGCTCGATCCGACGGCTTAGCGGGCTAATGGGCGACAAGGACATCGGGTACACCTGAGTTTTGGCTCAGGATTTGTATTACAGAGATATTTACAAGGCCGTTTCATATCCAATAAATGTGACGATGATCTATCAAAGTACAATCCGCTACAACATCCACTAATGTTTTTCCATGACGAATTACCTAATATCAGTTCTATTACAGTGGTCAAGTTCACAAAATCTGCATCAATGGTTCATAAAAAAGAAGCAACCAACGAGATCAGAGAAATGCTAATACATGACCCAACTGGCTTGAAATGGTAGGCACTCTACGCAGGCGCGGCGAGGCCGGGCGTTGCTTTCTAGTTCTATGCTAAATTCTATTTTCCTTCCCAGCTGTGACAAAaatttcaaataattacatttgAACAAGTGTTATGGAATGGTATACATTTCTAAGCTGTGATCAGGGGAGCCAAACTACGGCATCACCTAGGTCTTGGCACTTGGAGCCCTTCGATCCTCGAGTCCTCTATTGTCTATTGTCTTTACACTGTTACACCATATTTTTAATCTAAATTGGAGTCAGTTTCGAAGATTATGTCAGAGTAGAAAGCTCTTGACATGCTCCAGCGAGGTAATGACCTTGCTGAT includes these proteins:
- the LOC136528327 gene encoding large ribosomal subunit protein uL23-like, producing MAPKAAPAKKADAKAQALKVAKAVKSGAGKKKTKKIRTSVTFHRPKTLKKARDPKYPRISTTGRNKLDQYQILKYPLTTESAMKKIEDNNTLVFIVDLKADKKKIKAAVKKMYDIQAKKVNTLIRPDGKKKAYVKLTPDYDALDVANKIGII